From the genome of Onychomys torridus chromosome 14, mOncTor1.1, whole genome shotgun sequence:
GACAATTGTTAATagttttcttgtggtttttctaTATCCCTATGACCTCACAGTTTTTTATGTAAATGTTAGGTTTTGAATAGTTGCTGGTAACACAATTTGATCTCTTATCATTTTGCATCTCTTTATCTTACTTACTCCACTGTATTGACTAATCTTGAGAGACATTGTTAAATAACAGGAATAatacttgttcttgtttttttcctaGGAATTGTTCTAATCACAGTGTTTCATCTTtgactttaaatttcttttaggGTATAATAAATATAGTTACgctttttttctttgaactttttaggtttttttgttttgtttttgaggtggcCTAACTGTTTTAAACCtagcctagaacttactgtgtagaccaggctagcctcaaattcaaagagagccacctgcctctgcttcctgagtgctaggattaaaggcatctgtcacAACATGTGACtcctttgaacttttaaagaaataatatattgATAACAATCTTTAATACAGGTCCATAGCTATGTTTCTAAAATGAGCACTTGTgatttaaaatcacatttaatttgtttttttggtgttttttttggtgttttttttttttttttgggtatcTGTTAATGAGCATGTTTGCACAATAATATATAATTGTTGGAATGTACTTCCTTAGCCACAGAATATATAGACATCATTTCATCGTTGCCTATTTGATATTCTAAAGAAGTGCAGCCAGGCTGATTTGTCTCTTTTTGAGAAGAAGGGGACATGTTAAGTTTGTGTGAACCATTATATTCTTGAAATACGCTTTGGTGCTGGCCAGTTTCTACTAAATTTACATTGATTTCATGATTAATGAAACCTTCCAGGTATATGTCCCCAAATAGGGATGAGTACAGCCCGATATAAAATCATAAACCTAAAACATCCTTAGATTTCCGCCCAGCGCTGGATTGGGCTGCTCCTGAGCATGACTTTGTAGAGGGCAGTTGGGCTGCACTCAGAAGCACActtgtttttttccctctctggCTTGTTCCTTCTGAGGAGGTTAGTCTGTCCGTGCTGTTTGGTTTCCTTACAGTGTGCTGGGAGAGCTGCCTCTGCACGGCCTGCACCCTTTCCCCGGCTGCTCATTCATTTGTCTCTGCTCACTGACGCTATGGCCTTGACATCTCCTAAGTCTTCTTAAGCCGGCTAAATGGTGCaggtttttttgtggttttttttgtttgtttgttttttaagacattcttaaggatttatttatttatttattatgtatacaggaagagggcgccagatctcattgcagatggttgtgagccaccatgtgggtgctgggaattgaactcaggacctctggaagagcagttggtgctcttaacctctgagccatctctcccgcccaaTGGTGCAGGTTTTTAATATCCTAAATTTATATTCTTACCTTTTTAACgacatttttttcatgtttcacaagccaggtttttaaattttttttatgtgtaagtGGTTTAGTGTTCTAGAGTAAATCAAAGTCAGCACATTGCTGAGTATCTCTAGAATTTATTTTGGTTCCATACTTTTTGGggatattttttattcttttgacaatttcatacatacatacagtgtgtCTTGATCCTATCTAATCCAAATCCCTCTCCCCCCAGACACCTCTCCCACCTTAATACTCtgtcatctttttaattttttaacaactCACGGAGTCCAGTTCGTGTTACCTGTGTGCACATTTATGTGAGGCCATCTGCCTGCCATGGGCAGCCTACCAGCAGCCGTCAATTGTCCTCAGCTGGGAACTGGATGCTCATATGCTGCTCCTTCTATGCTAGAAAGTTCcctggcttggtcttgtgcaggtaaccatagctgctaTTGAGTTTACAGCACTTCACACACTCCCCccaccctgcttcctctgtgtcccctgagccttggcaGCGGCTGGGGAGGGAGCGGGCATGGTAAAATACTCCAGTAAGGGCTGAGCACTCTGCTGTTCTCAGTACTTTGATTGGTTATGTCTTGACTGCTGCTCACTACAAACAGAAGCGTCTCtgacccagacccagacccagaccaAGAGCAAGCAGCACTAGCCTGTGGatagaaatatttaaaggtaGTTCGACAGGAGAATTCAGCAAAATTACAGTAGTAAGCTTCCCACtagggtagtggttctcaaccttcctaatgctgcgaccccttAATTTAATACAGTTTGTGGTAGCCCCCAACTATAGAGTTACCTCATTGCTACttttcacaactgtaattttgttattgttataaatcacaattaaatatttatgttgtcCAGTGGTCTGAGGCGACCCCTGTGTATGGGTTGTTTGACTCCCATTGCGTCTCCACTTGCAGGTTCTcgaggttgagaactgctgcagCCATCGTGCCTATGACTTCAGCCCTGGGCTTTTGACCAGGCTCCCTCCAGTGGAGCAAGCCTCACATCCAGTCAGAAGTAGCTGATTGCCCCCTGCCCAGTCCTGCATTATTGCACTAGTGGGCACATCTTGTCTGAGAGGTTGGTTTTTGAACTTGCAGGCTCCACCACAGTGTAAGtctgttgatgacttttctctaCTCATGGCACGCATAGCACCTTCCAACACTGTAGGAAAGATAGGAAATTTCCAGATTGGTTCTAGCTTGATGGGTCCACAAATTTGCTTCTGTTCTCTATTTAAAGATTActatttttctctgttgtttgcCCCAGAATAGTATAATTAGCTAACTTGCTTGTCAGACTATCTGGACATCATTCATGTCTTCCCCTTGGAATTGAAGCTGGCATACTGAATATATGTAATATTAGGATCAGTCTTTGGAGGGGGTGAGTCCTTTTCTAGCTAGTCCTTAGTTTGGGACAGGTAAGGAACTTGCTCCCCATTGGTTTTCTCCTGTTGCAGTTACTGCAGAGTACCATCTCTTCCACTAAAAGGACTTGACTGTTAGCATGATGTCAGTTTTCACAGCCAACTTCATAAAGTATCATAAACTTGGTGGTTTAAAGGCCTTTTGACTAATTGTGTCCTCTTCCAGTTCTAGGGGAGAGTGGGTTTCCCTAGTCAATGTGTCATGGGAATGTGCTCACTCCAGAGACTTTGGGTTGCTCTTCCCGCCTTCTGTGGCTATTAGCATTCCATCCCTTGCTTTGCACATCACCCCAAACATCAAGGTGACCATCTCCAGATTTCTCTGTTCTATCAGATGACTTCTGTGTGCCAGGTGTGTTCTGACTCTTATAAGGACATGTGGCTGCATTTGTAGACCTGGATCATCCAGGATTACTTTCCCATCTCAAATTCACAATTTAATTGTATCTGCAAACACCATCTTTCCCTGACATCCAAAATTAGGTAGCATATGATTAAGGCCTGGTAATTTCAGGAGCCACTATTCAGCCCACAAACAggtatcattttgttttgctgCTTTGGAACGAGACAGCCATGTGGACTCAAAAGTAAACGAAAGCCTGAGGTTTATGCTGCTAATTAGAATCTAGTGGTATTCCCCTTCTAAAACAATGGTACTCAGACACTGGTGAGAAGTGGGATGAGCTCAGCCTAGCTCCTGGGAGCTGCAGAGACTCCAGGGGATTTGTGCTCGGGGAGGGGCTAACAAATGGGATGGTCAAATTCTATTAGTGTTGGTGTGGTAGTGTTGGCAGTCTGCATTTTTAGCTAccctcccctctttttttttttttttttttttttttacacattgaTCTTTCTGtagtaaaataatataacaattttaagaataacaggtttttgtttgttttttgagacagggtttctctgtatagctctggctgtcctagaactcactctgtagaccaggtagccttgaactcaagagattcacctgtctgcattctgagtgctgggattgaagccaTGCATAAGCACCGACTGgcttgttttggtgttttgagaaagGTCTCTCTTTGTATTCCTTGCTGTCCTGgggcttgctctgtagaccaggctggcttccatctCACTtgagagatcttcttgcctctgcctcctgagtgctgggatcaaaggcgtgtgctaccaagCCTGGATAATCTTCTGATAGTACCTGCTGTTGATATGCCAAATCCTAAAGATAGAAGCTATTTCCCTGGTACTTTAAAACAATTGGGCAATATcttaatgctttttaaattatgaCTTTGGTTTTCTGGGTGTATTAACAGttcaggggctgaagaggtggctcagcagttaagagcactggctgctcttgcagaggacccgggttgattccagcacccacaaggcagttttcacatggtgcagagacaaacatgcaggcagagcactcaacacaaaatgaaaataagtgtgataagtattttaatttaaaaagtgcaGTTTGGAGTAGTACTAGGATGCATGCAAAGGGACAAAATCAGAAGTTGATGTCATGCACTGATGAGAGTGGTTAACTTGGAGATTGAGATTTGCTAGAAAACACTAGGTTAAAGTTTCCATATTGAAGGAGCACAATCCATGAGACTTGATGGAAAAGCTTAGGGAGCTCTTGCAGCatgtggaagaagaagaagcctgAAGACTGCCAGTACTTAATGGctgaggagaagaggggaagccTCCCAAGGAGACAAGGATGGGGAACCTGGAGTAGTATGGAAATCGGGGCAGGAAGACTGGTTCAGGAGGATCATAGTGTTGAAGGGTAGTGTGGGCACTTGGATAGATAGGGACCGTAAGATGGGAGAGCAcgggctgcccttccagaggacccagggtcagtgTCCAgtgcccccacatggcagctcacagctgtcgtAAATCCACTTCTAGGGGATCCTacgccctcttctagcttctgtgaGTACCCAGCAGGCCTGTGGTGCACAGACGTGCatcaggcagaacacccatacaggaaataaaaacatgaataacCCCCTtccaaaacaccaccaccacaaaacccCTGCACAACTCAAGATTGGTTGGATAAAGTGTCTTGAAGGACCCTGGCCAGGCCCCACTTCGGAGTATCAGTGTTCTTCAGAAAGGCCAACTGTAAAGGAGGCGGGTGCCTAGCTAGAGGAGTGGACCCCAAGGTTTCGGTGAGCGGTATGAGTAGCACCTGAGTGTCCAGGCGGCACGCTTCAAGGCCTGGTGTAGTGGCACACTTTGAACCTCAGCACCCCTgaaactgtgagttcaagactctTATTCACATAGcaagcaagtcccaggccaggcaGAGCAACTttgtagaaaccctgtctcaaaaaaaactcaGTCTGTCACACTATTTGAGAGATGTTGATGTGAAGGAGCCAAGGAAGATAATGGTGTGGGAGCCCAGAAAGGTAGttatcaaaattaaatttataaatatgttaCAAAATTTTTTGGTTTTCCCTTCTTATTATTAGCTCTTCCCTCCCAATTTGTTGTAGTTTGTATGCGCTTCTTTCTCATTGCTGTAGATAACCTTGAGGTAGCTGCCTTAATTAGTAGTGGCTTGGGAAATTAAAAGTGCTTTGTATGGTCTAAATTATCCTTTGCAGGGATGGGACTGTAAGCAACATGTGTTGCTTTCCTCAACTGCAGCTGTTCATGTGTTGCCTCATACTACTATTCGGTGTCCACTTCAGGAGGCAGCCAACTCCTTGAGGACCAGGTTTGTCGGTCCATAAGTGCTGACGAACTGTGTCGAATGCGGAGTTGATGGTACTCGTGTGTTCCTGTTCGGCATCCCCTGATAGAACTCCCATATACCTCCCGTGTTGTTCCTGAGCTCTTAGCCAGTGCCCCACCATTCCCCTTTCCCTGGGAAGCTTCTTGTCTCGTACTCTTTGCActcctctttctctgtggctttcctTCCCATCTTTAGATTCCCATCTCTTAGGCAGATCTATTCCACATAGTCCCATTTTTATAACTAAATCTATTTTAATGCTCGTCAAAGGCCCTctagttcccagcatccttccTGTTGGAATGCCAGCTTAGCCTTAGCAGTGCTTTGTTATTTGAGTCTACCCTTGAATCTTACCAGCCCCCGTCGTAAATATCCACATTCAGTATTCTCAGCATGGAGAGCTCCATACGAGATAATGCAGTATCAGTTGCTAAGAGAGTATCATTTTTCCCACATTGTTGACATGTGTCTGTTTGACATAAAAGCTTTGGGGACTGTTTTATTAGACTGTGTTCATAGGCAAACAAATACTTGTAGAGTTTGATTCAATTTTTTTAAGACTGCCCAAAATAGATGATTTATTATTTAAGGCTAATATGGGGTTGCATAGGGATGTGTAGTATAGCATAGTATAAATAATATCCCCTTATTTATCTATTCTGCCTTCTAAAGAGTAGTCAAGTTGTTTTCATGTTTGCTGTTACAGTTCTCAGGGTCAATGGTAAAATATGTAAAGCTTGTTAACTGCTATTCAGTGTGCTGCTTAGTGGATTAAACCTCATGACCAGTAGACTGTTACATTAGCTTTGCTTAGTGAGAGGCACCAGCTGCTGAGGGGTTAAGGATGTCATTTTGCTATAGACTGTGTCATACACCAGGTCCTGGGCTTGGTTCCTAGCATTACAGGAAAAAGCAGGCAATGGTTGACCTTTAATGAGTGGATTTTTCAGTTTAGAGGTTGGTTTCATCTTAAAGGACTCAAAATGTTTACCATAACACtttgcttgtgttttttgtttggttggttggttggttttttgttttttttgttttttgttttggtttggtttggtttggtttggttttcccagacagggtttctctgtgtagctttggagcgtttcctggaactcgtctctttagagaccaggctggcctcaaactcacagatcctcctgcctctgcctccagagtggtgggattaaaggcctgcgccaccaccgcccagagagcacttttctttgaaattcagaTCACCTGCTACTACTTGTGATGAGACCCAGTCTGTACTCAAGTAGGTGTAAGACTCAGAAAACTGAATAGAACTTTTttcatggagacacacacacacacacacctgttcatTTAATAATTGGACCAAGTAAAATACTGTTTAGTCAACCAGGTATGCAAGAGGTCTATGTAAACAATATTTATATTAGTAAAGACCTTCTGACATTACAGTTCCATAATCAGCATTGTTTTTTATGTAGTTTATAGTTGGCTACTTCACTAGGTTTCTATAAGTTATTCAGAGTCTAAGTAGGTAAGATTTGTGAATCACCTACTTTAGTTTGGAGGAATTAATTTATTTGGTAATTCCATATGCATACATGGTAAATAAGTCCTGGACTTGTTTCTAAAGGGGAGAGCAAGGTTTCTTGTTATGCAAAGTGAAAATCTAGATTTGCTGTTTGTAGGAATATAGTAGTCAGTGCCTCCTTTCTTACCAAGCTGTCTATGACTGATTTGCAGTGTCGTTCAGAAGGTTAGCATTAATAGGTCCACTTACAGTGGGAAAATTGCAGAATGATAGTCTAGATCGGCATCAGATGTCCTAATCACAATTCACACATATACCCAGCTGGCTAGTCAGCCTAGCTAAGGCAATTCACACCCAAATGAGGCAACTTGCTGTTAAGCCTTTAGTAGGTAACTTAATGGCTCAGTTTCTTCATTGGTAAGGTAGGGGTGTAATAATGCCAATATTGGCATAACAATTTAAAGATGTTAATACATTCATAAAACTTGTGAATAGTGCTTGGCTGGTACTTCTTCCCTACATGCACCCAAACAATGTGAGATGTCGGTAATCATTCATTAATGTCTTCTCGTTgttgagaggtgtgtgtgtgggctaTAGGTTGGTTTTTAAGAGAACATCCTGTGCTTTGAAAACACATCTTGGTTTAGTTTTCTTTGGACTTCTCGGTAGAGGTAACTGTTGGAAGAGTTAGGACACTGTAGAGGAGGCAGTGTTCTCTAATCCTCTTTGTCCCTTCAGTACAGCCAGACTGTCTGGTTTCTCCCATAGAGAAGCTAGTAGTGTGATGTGCTGTTGCACTTCTGCCATTAGGCTCTGAGTGCTGAGGTCACAGCAGTGCTCATGGAGTTTGCAGCCATTGTCCTTGAGCTGGCTGCTGCCCTCACTGTATGTGctgtaccgtgtgtgtgtgtgtgtgtgtgtgtgtgtgtgtgtgtgtgtgtgtgtagaatgacTCTGCTGTATTACTAAAGATACTGCCTTTTGTTGAGAACGATGTGTGATAGAATTAAATGTCTGTTGTTAAATGCTGTCTATCGTACCTTCTAATAAGCAGGTTATTTCCAGTGGTTGCCATTTGTAGCTCTTAGTAATAgtcacacacattttctttggcAGATGGGGCAGTTAGTTTCTTTAAGATGACATAGTTCAAGTTCTTTAACTGACGACAGAAGCATGGTGTACTTGAGCTTGTTAACACAAGTGTACATCTGGAACAGCAACTTGGAGGAATAGTATTATTACCTTACCTTTGCTGCCTTGCTCCTACTTTATAAGATGCAGCTCAGACACAACCACAGAGGTGACATGAATGCCATTGCCTGGGCATTGATAGCATACTGCTCTGGAGTGGTCATTAGGGTCACTGTGTTGATGTGTATTGTATCTTCCAGCTTTTGCTATTAGTGAGATCACTGGAGTTTCTGGTTTACTCACACTCTTCCCAACTTCTGATATTGTCTGGTGGGCAAGAAGTGACATTTTTAGTTGCCTCCTCCATTTACTAATTTCTTTaaagtttgggggtttttttgggtttttttggtttttgttttttttttagctgaggatcgaacccagggccttgtacgtgctaggcaagcgctctaccactgagctaaatccccaacccctaaagtaTATTATACAAGGGATAAATGTGTACTTATTAGTAGACTACTTAACCTAGCTAAGTGAGgtttctgagttcaatctctgccACTCCccaaatgtataatatatacaagtTTTTTTACTAAAGGGTGACAAACTGGTGTCCAGGAGAAACATTATTATAGCTGACTCTTGCTCTCGTAGAAAAATAGTACCATAAGTATTGCATAATAATAAACGGCTTTACTATATTATGTGTATACTATGCTAGACATGATGCTAAGTGCATTGTACATTTATCCCTTGTAAGAATCCCACAAGatccaggtggtagtggcacacgcctttaatcccaccactcaggaggcagagtcaggtggatctctgtgaatttgaggccagcctagtctacagagtgagatccaggacagctctgagttcaaggccagcctggtctataaaatgtgttctaggacagccagggctacacagagaaaccctgtcttggtggGGGTTGTGGGGGGATCAGCACCTTATTACACAGATGAAGAAACCCATTCAGAAAAGCTAGTAGTCTCACACTCGCTGTGGTCACACTGTTAAAGAGTAGAGCAAGAATTTAAACCCAGCAGGTCTGACTTCATAACTTGTACCTGCTGTTGTTGGGAAGGTCTTAGAAGACTATGTGTTCCTATGTGTATCTCATCTGATTTTGCCCCTATGATTTGCAACTTTGGTAGGCCTTATAATGACAtgggaatttgtttgtttgtttgtttgttttttctggagctgaggactgaacccagggccttgtgcttgctaggcgctCTACCactagctaaatccccaaccccaacatgggaattttaaaaatgtcatttttggagtgtgtgtgtgtgtgtgtgtgtaagtgagagAACTTGGAGGAGTTGGTTTAGTTTTCTCTCCCTGGGCATCAGTTGTTCAGCATAAGAAAGTGGTGTTGGGGGGATTGCTGTGAAGCAAAATTCTTTTCTAAAGGGTTTATCATTACTGGGTCTTTAGTCCTCTAGTTTCAAAACTTCATCTGGACAGCATCCATCACCCTCATTATACACATCTCCTctaccccctttctctcttcagcACAGTATTCTATTCTACTTGAAGATTTTCTTTAGTTTGAGACTCATTTGATTACTTTGGACTGCATTATTAAATGCGTTATTAAAATGTTGAAATGTATCTGTGTGGGTCCATTCCAGATCGAGGAGCTGGCTGTTAAGTATTGGCAAAGGGTTAGATGAGCCGAACTAGACCCTTTGAATCTCTTTTATGATTTATACCTAATGGTCATAAAGCATGTAATAATGATACATATTATTACTATTAGCTTTATTATCAGATTAATTCTGTTACctttttttctataataaaatttgTCATTAAATGCGGTGCGGCTTGAAAATTGAAGCTGACCTCTTTAGAAATTGACTGGTTTCATCAAAGACTGCAGAGTCTGATGAAGGGTAGAATCTGAACTGGACTTGAAGGATAGGTCCAGGTGGTTTTTCTGTTAGTAAAGAGGTGAGTGAGGTAGGGATTCCAGCTAAGGAGAATGACCTGCACAAGGACTTAAAGAAAGGCACTGAAAATTGGGACCAGTGTGAGTTTTTGTTGACACACACCATAATTACACAATTGCACGTGATGAGTACACCCTGAAATCTTGCCTTATTCATGTAAGTTAATGGTCACTGCTGGGTCTCCTGGGTATCACAGAGAGGCAGACAAGCTTCCCTTTTCCTGGGGACTTAGTTCCCTCTGCTGCTGCTTGTCTGGTTGAGCTGTACTTGACCCGCCTTCTCTTTCTTGTTAGTCTCCACATTCCAAGTCAGCAGTGCAGTGCTTATGGCTGGCACCCAGAGTTGTCGTCACAGCTTCCTGTATCTGGGAGGCACTTTCAAAAGACTATTGCATATGTTTTGTTTCAGTTACTGACTTTCTTATCTCTCTTCCTTTACAGACCTAGAGGATCAAGTCATAATGGGAGCATTTTTAGACAAGCCAAAGATGGAAAAGCATAATGCCCAGGGGCAGGGGAATGGGTTACGCTATGGCCTAAGCAGCATGCAAGGTTGGCGAGTTGAAATGGAGGATGCACATACAGCTGTGATCGGTTTGCCAAGTGGACTTGAGACATGGTCATTCTTTGCTGTGTATGATGGGCATGCTGGTTCTCAGGTTGCCAAATACTGCTGTGAGCATTTGTTAGATCACATCACCAATAACCAGGATTTTAAAGGCTCTGCAGGAGCACCTTCTGTGGAGAATGTAAAGAATGGAATCAGAACAGGTTTTCTGGAGATTGATGAACACATGAGAGTTATGTCAGAGAAGAAACATGGTGCAGATAGAAGTGGGTCGACAGCTGTGGGGGTCTTAATTTCTCCGCAGCACACCTATTTCATTAACTGTGGAGACTCGAGAGGGTTACTTTGTAGGAACAGGAAAGTTCACTTCTTCACACAAGACCACAAACCAAGCAATCCGCTGGAAAAAGAACGAATTCAGAATGCAGGGGGCTCTGTGATGATTCAGCGTGTGAACGGCTCTCTGGCTGTGTCAAGGGCCCTTGGGGATTTCGATTACAAGTGTGTCCATGGAAAAGGCCCCACGGAGCAGCTTGTCTCACCCGAGCCAGAAGTCCATGATATTGAGAGGTCTGAAGAGGATGATCAGTTCATCATTCTTGCATGTGATGGTATCTGGGACGTCATGGGAAACGAAGAGCTCTGTGACTTCGTGAGATCCAGACTTGAAGTCACTGATGACCTTGAGAAAGTTTGCAATGAAGTAGTCGACACCTGTTTGTACAAggtagacttcttttttttttcttcccactcAACTTTATGCCATTAATTACTGTTCCCTTTAATCGTTGAGGAGCCTGTAgacatcaaaaataaatttttggcACAATTACATTATATTCTTTACCAACTGTGAAAGTATAGGGATACTTTAGGAGTTAGCCAGTTACCATCTGGGCAAGGGTTGTGTCTGAATGTTTGGTCTCTAACCATGAGCATTTAAACTTTTGGTACTATAGAAGAATAAGAGATAAAAGATTCTATGTGAGTGCCtgggaaaagggagggaaggtTTTGAGCTCTATCTGAAGTTCTGGAAATGCTTTGGAACACTAGCTGACCAGCAGAGTTGAGTGAGGGTTGGGTATGGCACAATACAGATAGCCTCGGACGTGGAGTCAGAGGACTCGGGGTGAGACCCTGCAACTTGAGGTAAGCTTTTATTGAATTGTTACATAAAAGAACAGAGATTACCCTGCCTAGTGGGGCTTTTGGGAGGATCAAATGGGATCATGTACATAGATAAGCTAGCTGAGTCcctttattttacagatgaggaggcTGAAGCCAGAGAAGGTTCTGCAGAATTAAGAGTCAAACAGACCTGGGAGCAAGGCTTACCTCTATTACTTTTGTACTCTTCAGACCTAAATAAATTGTTCAACCTCTCTCagctataaaatataaataaataatatctaaCTTATAGGACTATTAAAGATTTACATTAgtgagtcagtgtgtgtgtgcgcacatgcgcgcacacactgTAGTCTGATAGGTAATACATAGCCGATACATGCCGCTCGCTTTCCTGAGAATTCAGAACTCATTTCTACAGAATTACACAACTTCAGTCGCAGCATCTAGACAAGAAACTTTGGGTCCTTGGCTCAGCATCAGCGTTGCCTGTACAGTAATGTTTCACCGATAACGCTTGTTGACTTAGGCTTTAAAAACAGACGTTTACGTATCCACACACTTAGCTCAGTGTAAAATCCCAGCTCTGCTAGGACAGTTTTTGTAACACCTGCACGTGTGTTTTTAAAGGGCGTGGGGGCCATGTGACGTCAGTTTCTGAACAGAGAGAACAGCAGTAAGGCGTACGTGCTTTGTCCCACTCAGCAGCCTTTTGCTAGGTTTGCTCTGTAGTGCTGGAGAATAAAGTGGTGTTAGCTAAATAAAGACCGAATTGTTAGACTCGAATTTTAGTAAATTACTCAAAGTagactttatttttctgtgttctgcttTAATTCAGTACCTTAGCATTTGCCACATTTTATGATTTTCCTCGTAAGAGTCTATCTTTGCTATTAAGctaattgaattatttgttttatgtgtataagatcaatttttctaaatattaaatattaaaagtaaggAAAGTGTAGGAAAGCTGTCAATTCAAAATTATTCAAAAGGCAGTTTGAATAATTTGAATGTGCTTCCTAAGTTAAGTCAGTACTTTATCATATAAGTTAAATATAATATGTCTTATAAAAGTATAAACGTCATCTAGTTTTCCTGCTGATAGCATAGTTCTACTTCAGAAACAAACTGCATTAACCCCACAATGTGCCATGACAACAGTGTAGAGACTAGCGTAGGCAAGCTCTGCCGTGTGAGATGGCATGTACGTCTGTGTGCTGTTGACATGGCAGGTGACTCCCAGCAAAGTGGCTACCAGAGAATAATTgggaaaagttttgttttataggCTCTTCTCACAAAGGATGTAGCCCGTAATGATTGTTTCTCCTGGAATGCTGCttataatacttaatatattgtGTGGAGGCAACTTTCTCCCCACATACATGTCtacttttttctccttaaaaataacatttttttttcaaaccagaaatgatgtagttataaTTGGCATAGTTAAAGATTCTCAGGGTTTtaaaaagtagaaggaaaa
Proteins encoded in this window:
- the Ppm1a gene encoding protein phosphatase 1A, whose product is MGAFLDKPKMEKHNAQGQGNGLRYGLSSMQGWRVEMEDAHTAVIGLPSGLETWSFFAVYDGHAGSQVAKYCCEHLLDHITNNQDFKGSAGAPSVENVKNGIRTGFLEIDEHMRVMSEKKHGADRSGSTAVGVLISPQHTYFINCGDSRGLLCRNRKVHFFTQDHKPSNPLEKERIQNAGGSVMIQRVNGSLAVSRALGDFDYKCVHGKGPTEQLVSPEPEVHDIERSEEDDQFIILACDGIWDVMGNEELCDFVRSRLEVTDDLEKVCNEVVDTCLYKGSRDNMSVILICFPNAPKVSAEAVKKEAELDKYLECRVEEIIKKQGEGVPDLVHVMRTLASESIPSLPPGGELASKRNVIEAVYNRLNPYKNDDTDSTSTDDMW